A genomic window from Indioceanicola profundi includes:
- a CDS encoding IS1595 family transposase, with protein sequence MPARWNSTNRPPSLQSFKDRFPDDDACAAYLEQRRWPDGFICPECASVCGWKLQTKRWTWECRDCGQQTSVTAGTFMHGTKVPLRTWFLAAHLMATHSNGMSALQLQAKLDLGSYKTAWLLLHKLRRAMIDPDRTMLSGDVEVDETTLPFRTLDDPIGGGQGRSPIGKIAVVGAVELEAGNKPGRIRLKVIPDYRGETLKGFIQDHIEGGSHIWTDDNKSYYGLNGFDHTPRVIGKMAAHIIMPWIHRVFSNLKRWGIGVFHGFRRKYLDAYLNEFVFRWNRRHSYRSAFERLIGIGVAVGPATYDDIRARVA encoded by the coding sequence ATGCCAGCCCGTTGGAACAGCACGAACCGGCCGCCATCGCTCCAATCCTTCAAGGACCGGTTCCCGGATGACGACGCTTGCGCCGCCTATCTGGAGCAGCGCCGCTGGCCTGATGGCTTCATCTGCCCGGAGTGCGCCTCCGTTTGCGGGTGGAAGCTCCAGACCAAGCGATGGACCTGGGAATGCCGAGATTGCGGGCAGCAAACTTCCGTGACGGCCGGAACCTTCATGCACGGCACCAAGGTGCCGCTGCGCACATGGTTTCTGGCGGCACACCTGATGGCGACGCACTCGAACGGGATGTCCGCCCTCCAGCTACAGGCAAAGCTGGATCTCGGCTCCTATAAGACGGCCTGGCTGCTGCTGCACAAGCTGCGCCGGGCCATGATCGATCCTGACCGCACGATGTTGTCCGGCGATGTCGAGGTCGATGAGACGACACTGCCCTTCCGCACGCTCGACGACCCCATCGGCGGCGGCCAGGGCCGGAGCCCCATCGGCAAGATCGCCGTCGTCGGTGCTGTCGAACTGGAGGCGGGCAACAAGCCCGGCCGCATCAGGCTGAAGGTCATCCCGGACTATCGAGGCGAGACCTTGAAAGGCTTCATTCAAGACCACATCGAGGGCGGTAGCCACATCTGGACCGATGACAACAAGAGCTACTACGGGCTGAACGGCTTCGATCACACGCCGCGCGTCATCGGCAAGATGGCTGCACACATCATCATGCCGTGGATTCATCGCGTCTTCTCGAACCTGAAACGCTGGGGTATCGGCGTCTTCCATGGCTTCCGGCGGAAGTATCTGGACGCCTATCTGAACGAGTTCGTGTTTCGCTGGAACCGGCGTCACAGCTACCGCTCGGCCTTCGAGCGACTGATTGGGATTGGCGTGGCGGTTGGACCAGCGACCTACGACGACATCAGGGCCAGAGTGGCTTGA